Proteins co-encoded in one Chrysemys picta bellii isolate R12L10 chromosome 13, ASM1138683v2, whole genome shotgun sequence genomic window:
- the LOC135975218 gene encoding uncharacterized protein LOC135975218: protein MESQDRKRAPAWTEREVRDLLAIWGDESVLAELRSSKRNGKVLEKVSKAMKDRGHNRDTQQCRVKIKELRQAYHKAREANGRSGAEPQTCRFYAELHAILGGAATTTPTVCYDSVNGETHREDGSGNEEDEDGGTVGSSQQQGSGETGFPNSQDMFVTLDLEPVTPELTQDPQGTQETSAANVSPSQRLVNIRKRKRRTRDDMFTELQMSSHADRAQQNAWRQSMTDMRKAQYEREERWRAECRDEKSKWRAEDDRWRQLADRRQESMLRLLEHQTDMLERMVELQERQQEQRPPLQPLFNQQPSSPSSIASSPRCPRTRWGGLRPPSHSTPDDRPSIRRLAFNKS from the exons atggagtcccaggatcgcaaaagagctccagcatggaccgaacgggaggtacgggatctgctcgccatatggggagatgaatcagtgctagctgaactccgtagcagtaaaagaaatggcaaagtattagaaaaggtctccaaggccatgaaggaccgaggccataacagggacacacagcagtgccgcgtgaaaattaaggagctacggcaagcttaccacaaagccagagaagcaaacggaaggtccggggcagagccgcaaacttgccgcttctacgcggagctgcatgccattctagggggtgcagccaccactaccccaaccgtgtgctatgactccgtcaatggagaaacacacagggaagacggttcggggaacgaggaagatgaggatggaggtactgtaggtagctcacagcagcaaggaagcggagaaactggtttccccaacagccaggatatgtttgtgaccctggacctggaaccagtaacccccgaactcacccaagaccctcagggcacacaggagacctctg ctgcaaatgtttctccttcgcagaggctagtgaacattagaaagagaaaacgtaggacgcgggacgatatgttcacggagctgcagatgtcctcccacgctgatagagcacagcagaatgcgtggaggcagtcaatgacggacatgagaaaagcacaatatgaacgagaggagaggtggcgggctgaatgtcgggatgaaaagagcaagtggcgggctgaagacgataggtggcgtcagcttgcagacagacggcaagagtcaatgctccgtctgctggagcatcaaactgatatgctcgagcgtatggttgagctgcaggaaaggcagcaggagcagagaccgccgctacagcccctgtttaaccaacagccctcctctccaagttccatagcctcctcacccagatgcccaagaacacggtgggggggcctccggccacccagtcactccaccccagatgatcgcccaagcatcagaaggctggccttcaataagagttaa